A window from Ruficoccus amylovorans encodes these proteins:
- the rpsB gene encoding 30S ribosomal protein S2: MNITIKDLLDAGVHFGHQVRRWNPKSKPYVYDHRHGISIINLEKTYGLLEKACDFAEQLVASGKDILFVGTKRQAQEIIREAGNTVGMPFCANRWLGGTLTNFQTVEKSLEKYKRFLAMEADGSLQKLPGKESAAIRREMARMHRNFEGILEMKKIPAALFVVDVKTEAIAVAEAKRLKIPVVALVDTNSDPTQVTYPIPGNDDAVKAVRLVVEVILEAIQNGLARRAEPVIPQKDITPILQRDFTEAQPEVTISPDLMVDEEEVKQEQAPAEQAAPAAAETTTEENK; the protein is encoded by the coding sequence ATGAACATCACGATTAAAGACCTCCTCGACGCCGGCGTACATTTCGGACACCAAGTCCGCCGCTGGAACCCGAAGTCAAAGCCCTACGTCTACGACCACCGCCACGGCATCTCCATCATCAATCTGGAGAAGACTTACGGCCTGCTCGAAAAAGCCTGCGATTTCGCCGAGCAACTCGTCGCCTCGGGCAAGGACATCCTCTTTGTCGGCACCAAGCGCCAGGCCCAGGAAATCATCCGCGAGGCCGGCAACACCGTCGGCATGCCCTTCTGCGCCAACCGCTGGCTCGGTGGCACCCTGACCAATTTCCAGACCGTCGAGAAGAGCCTTGAAAAGTACAAGCGCTTCCTCGCCATGGAAGCCGACGGCTCGCTCCAGAAGCTCCCCGGTAAGGAATCCGCCGCGATCCGCCGCGAGATGGCTCGTATGCACCGCAATTTCGAGGGCATCCTCGAAATGAAGAAGATCCCGGCCGCCCTGTTTGTCGTTGACGTCAAGACCGAAGCGATTGCCGTGGCCGAAGCCAAGCGCCTGAAGATCCCCGTGGTCGCGCTGGTTGACACCAACTCCGACCCGACCCAGGTCACCTACCCGATCCCGGGTAACGACGACGCCGTCAAGGCTGTCCGCCTGGTGGTAGAAGTCATCCTCGAAGCGATCCAGAACGGCCTCGCCCGCCGCGCCGAGCCGGTCATCCCCCAGAAGGACATCACTCCGATCCTCCAACGCGATTTCACCGAGGCACAGCCCGAAGTAACCATTTCTCCCGACCTGATGGTTGATGAGGAAGAGGTGAAGCAGGAGCAGGCTCCGGCCGAGCAAGCAGCTCCCGCCGCCGCTGAAACCACCACCGAAGAAAACAAGTAA
- the tsf gene encoding translation elongation factor Ts, translated as MATISASMVNELRKRTGAGLMDCKGALVEANGNEEEAIAILKKKGIAKAAKKAGREAAEGIVESYIHMGGKVGVMLELNCESDFVAKNEQFKALARDICMHIAAASPIAVSREEVDPAILEKEREVAAAQAEGKPAAAVEKIVEGKINKYLEQICLLEQPFVKNTDQTIGELLTHNIQTIGENIKVRRFVRYALGE; from the coding sequence ATGGCAACTATTTCCGCAAGCATGGTAAACGAGCTCCGTAAGAGAACCGGAGCTGGTCTGATGGACTGCAAAGGCGCTCTCGTCGAAGCCAACGGCAACGAAGAAGAAGCTATCGCTATCCTGAAAAAGAAGGGCATCGCCAAGGCTGCCAAGAAGGCCGGTCGCGAAGCCGCTGAAGGCATCGTCGAGTCCTACATCCACATGGGTGGCAAGGTCGGCGTGATGCTCGAACTCAACTGCGAATCCGATTTCGTGGCCAAGAACGAGCAGTTCAAGGCTCTGGCGCGTGACATCTGCATGCACATCGCCGCCGCCAGCCCCATTGCCGTTTCTCGCGAAGAGGTCGATCCGGCTATTCTTGAAAAGGAACGCGAAGTCGCCGCCGCCCAGGCCGAAGGCAAGCCCGCCGCCGCGGTCGAAAAGATCGTCGAAGGCAAGATCAACAAGTACCTGGAACAGATCTGCCTGCTTGAGCAGCCCTTCGTCAAGAACACCGACCAGACCATCGGTGAACTGCTGACGCATAACATCCAGACCATCGGCGAAAACATCAAGGTCCGCCGCTTCGTCCGCTACGCCCTCGGCGAATAA
- a CDS encoding amidase codes for MPAPLRRAVFAYVPSERELRDQLELIDDADALPGIPFVVKDLFDMAGLPTRAGSSFLDEVRGEPAENSKLVESIQNNGMIFAGKTQLNEFAFGLSGENPHSGNCPHPFVPDALTGGSSSGSAWAVASGLVPFAIGTDTAGSIRVPAAFCGLYGLRLAPNAWSSVGCFPLAPSFDGVGWFTSTAEDMRQASQILLPETREELGRGAYMESPHVEIDPVLRAAYDRVVHYLEVERDPELEHWGLGILQGCETAFDILRNREAYEVHAAWLDTMKDRYSPQVWERINRGRIRDDAAIHHAWEKREQTRKMNMSIFEKYDFLVTPITPVATPLLSECTDELRRRLLTLNIPPSFCGQPALAVPVPLPDGRSGGLQFIFNDMKRIPVGPLMDAMSAYQP; via the coding sequence ATGCCTGCGCCGTTGCGCCGTGCAGTTTTTGCCTACGTGCCCAGCGAACGCGAACTGCGTGACCAACTCGAATTGATCGACGACGCCGATGCGCTTCCCGGCATTCCCTTTGTGGTCAAGGATCTCTTCGACATGGCTGGCCTGCCGACGCGGGCCGGATCAAGCTTCCTGGATGAAGTGCGTGGCGAACCCGCCGAAAACTCCAAGCTGGTCGAATCGATTCAGAACAACGGCATGATCTTCGCTGGCAAGACGCAGCTCAATGAGTTCGCGTTTGGGCTCAGCGGAGAGAATCCGCATAGCGGAAACTGTCCGCACCCGTTCGTCCCTGATGCCCTGACCGGCGGCTCCAGCAGCGGCTCGGCCTGGGCGGTGGCGTCCGGGCTGGTGCCTTTTGCCATCGGGACCGATACGGCTGGATCTATCCGAGTCCCGGCAGCTTTTTGCGGGCTTTACGGCCTGCGACTCGCCCCTAATGCCTGGTCGAGTGTAGGCTGCTTCCCGCTGGCTCCGAGCTTTGACGGGGTGGGGTGGTTCACCTCCACGGCGGAGGATATGCGGCAGGCTTCTCAGATCCTGCTCCCTGAGACCAGGGAGGAACTCGGGCGCGGGGCCTACATGGAGAGTCCGCATGTCGAGATCGACCCGGTACTGCGGGCCGCTTACGACCGTGTGGTTCATTACCTGGAAGTGGAGCGCGATCCCGAACTGGAGCACTGGGGGTTGGGAATCCTCCAGGGCTGTGAGACTGCCTTTGACATCCTGCGCAACCGCGAAGCCTATGAGGTGCACGCGGCCTGGCTCGATACGATGAAGGACCGCTACAGCCCGCAGGTCTGGGAGCGTATCAACCGGGGCCGGATCAGGGATGATGCGGCGATCCATCATGCCTGGGAAAAGCGTGAGCAGACCCGGAAGATGAACATGAGCATATTCGAGAAATACGATTTCCTGGTCACACCGATCACGCCCGTCGCGACTCCTCTGCTGAGCGAATGTACGGACGAATTACGTCGCCGCTTGCTCACGCTGAATATCCCCCCGAGCTTCTGCGGACAGCCGGCTCTGGCTGTCCCCGTGCCCCTGCCAGATGGCCGAAGCGGCGGGCTGCAGTTTATTTTTAACGACATGAAGCGGATTCCGGTCGGCCCACTGATGGATGCAATGTCGGCTTACCAGCCTTGA
- a CDS encoding ABC transporter substrate-binding protein encodes MAFQLLSAIILAGWLAGCDRAKLQKSTEQPAKVAITVQLDWVPEPEHGGLFQAQARGFFAEEGLDVKIRPGGANVLVLETVAAADAQIGQSSSTQVIRAAARGIPVTNIASVFHQIPTALILHADNPVDSFPALDGQTIMARPEALWIPFLKQRYGIDFKVIAQNFGIGLFLNDPAFIQEGFYIAEPYFMEQAGARVKLMTLAEGGWHGYATLFANKKFLERQPEAAHAFIRAYVRGWRDYLEGDPTPGNNLMKKMRTDGVSDEFLAYSREMILKHHLARGDTAAGETYGTISPERIQSEIDTLTELGVLKPGQITVEDVLALPFAPGGTRGH; translated from the coding sequence ATGGCGTTTCAACTCCTCTCAGCCATTATTCTGGCGGGGTGGCTCGCGGGGTGCGACCGCGCCAAACTTCAGAAATCGACAGAACAGCCAGCAAAGGTAGCCATCACCGTCCAGCTCGACTGGGTACCCGAACCCGAGCACGGCGGGCTGTTCCAGGCGCAGGCGCGGGGCTTTTTCGCCGAGGAAGGACTCGACGTGAAAATCCGCCCCGGCGGAGCCAACGTGCTCGTCTTGGAAACCGTGGCCGCCGCCGACGCTCAGATCGGGCAAAGCTCCAGCACACAGGTTATCCGGGCTGCCGCCCGGGGCATCCCGGTGACAAACATCGCCAGCGTTTTCCACCAGATACCGACCGCGCTCATCCTCCATGCGGACAACCCGGTTGACAGCTTTCCGGCACTCGACGGGCAGACGATCATGGCCCGCCCCGAAGCCCTCTGGATTCCGTTTCTGAAGCAGCGCTACGGGATCGACTTCAAGGTGATCGCCCAGAACTTCGGGATCGGCCTTTTTCTCAACGACCCGGCCTTTATCCAAGAGGGCTTTTATATCGCCGAGCCCTACTTCATGGAGCAGGCCGGGGCCAGGGTAAAGCTCATGACTCTGGCCGAGGGCGGCTGGCACGGCTACGCCACTCTTTTTGCCAACAAGAAGTTTCTCGAACGGCAACCCGAGGCCGCCCATGCCTTCATCCGCGCCTATGTGCGCGGCTGGCGTGATTACCTGGAGGGTGATCCCACCCCCGGCAACAATTTGATGAAAAAGATGCGCACGGACGGCGTCAGCGATGAATTCCTGGCCTACTCGCGCGAGATGATCCTCAAGCACCACCTCGCCAGGGGGGATACCGCGGCGGGTGAAACCTACGGCACGATCAGCCCGGAACGCATCCAGTCCGAAATCGACACCCTGACCGAACTTGGCGTCCTCAAACCCGGCCAAATCACCGTCGAAGACGTGCTCGCCCTGCCCTTCGCCCCGGGTGGCACCCGAGGGCACTGA
- a CDS encoding type II secretion system F family protein — MPVFSYRGIDASGKSSTGTLEAADRRQVIQKLRARKIQPLEIRQKKGGGRSRIELDDVPSATEQKAPRASLASRFRGKSGLALPFFRKLYQLHNSGMSVGDAVNLMTQRMTDPGLKELSSHIYKDLSEGHTLAASMRTQPETFDPMMAHLLEAGEATGNVVPILDNLIRHLERNADLRGKMISALVYPVFLIVVAFGVVALFLFFLLPRIQGMLDSMGAELNLAARVLIGFSDFLLTQGPFIFGALAIGFALIIQWRKSEKGRVATDRWLLKIPLVKSLVYNAEICRVTNVLSILLGNGVNTTESLRLAENTLGNRVLLERYRGARAMINDGAPFSMAFKKYQLLPDLDLDIISVGENTGSLVNGFQEVFSTHSEELEAKLKFSTSLVAGLALGTAFAMVALLTLGIIMSIMNVSQSLMNQ; from the coding sequence ATGCCAGTTTTCTCTTATCGCGGTATCGACGCTTCGGGCAAATCCAGCACCGGGACACTGGAGGCGGCGGACCGTCGCCAAGTCATCCAGAAGCTCCGGGCCCGGAAGATCCAGCCACTGGAAATTCGCCAGAAAAAGGGCGGCGGACGCTCACGGATCGAACTCGATGACGTTCCTTCTGCCACAGAACAGAAGGCCCCGCGCGCGTCGCTGGCTTCTCGCTTCCGGGGTAAGTCGGGACTGGCGCTGCCGTTTTTCCGCAAGCTTTACCAACTCCATAACAGCGGGATGTCCGTCGGCGACGCGGTCAACCTGATGACCCAGCGCATGACTGATCCTGGGCTGAAGGAGCTGTCCTCGCACATTTACAAGGATCTGAGCGAAGGGCACACCCTGGCCGCGTCCATGCGGACGCAGCCCGAGACCTTCGACCCGATGATGGCGCACCTGCTGGAAGCGGGCGAGGCCACCGGCAACGTCGTCCCGATCCTCGACAACCTGATCCGCCACCTCGAACGCAACGCCGACCTGCGCGGCAAGATGATCTCCGCGCTCGTCTATCCGGTCTTCCTGATCGTAGTCGCTTTCGGGGTCGTGGCGCTGTTCCTGTTTTTCCTCCTGCCGCGCATTCAGGGGATGCTCGACTCGATGGGCGCGGAGCTGAACCTCGCGGCCCGCGTGCTGATCGGGTTTTCCGATTTCCTGCTCACGCAGGGGCCGTTTATTTTCGGGGCACTGGCGATTGGGTTCGCGCTGATTATCCAGTGGCGTAAGTCCGAAAAGGGCCGCGTGGCCACCGACCGCTGGCTGCTGAAAATCCCGCTCGTCAAGAGCCTCGTTTACAACGCGGAAATCTGTCGCGTGACCAACGTGCTCTCCATCCTGCTTGGGAATGGCGTTAACACGACCGAAAGCCTCCGGCTGGCCGAAAACACTCTGGGCAATCGCGTCCTGCTGGAGCGCTACCGGGGGGCGCGCGCCATGATCAACGACGGTGCGCCGTTCTCGATGGCCTTTAAAAAGTACCAGCTCCTGCCCGATCTGGACCTGGACATCATCAGCGTGGGGGAAAACACCGGCAGTCTCGTCAATGGCTTTCAGGAGGTCTTCTCCACCCATTCTGAAGAGCTGGAGGCGAAGCTCAAGTTCTCCACTTCGCTGGTGGCCGGGCTCGCGCTTGGGACGGCCTTCGCGATGGTGGCTCTGCTCACGCTCGGGATCATCATGAGTATCATGAACGTCAGCCAAAGCCTGATGAACCAATAA
- a CDS encoding ATPase, T2SS/T4P/T4SS family produces the protein MRANFDEQILSRLSDEQQEAFREIPRQERIGFLSVAWNRPEAEILQELAERSGLEILEEIRLSDAPEDTLPLRLIHEYQCLPVQGGGAAGELNLVTVWPPDPVMDDWIVAACGRRPHWALGPAGKVNETITQVFGVGSGSLDSDELEGFSESVEEVQAEDEDAALIRFVNEVITKAIADRATDIHFEPQKESLHIRYRIDGELVPVRVPDNLVQFQRAIISRLKIMARLNISERRRPQDGRISFTVGKEDIDIRISSLPIMYGESVSLRLLSNKSQPVTIEDLGFLPRDIKKINQILTRPHGIVLATGPTGSGKSTSLSAFLRQIRDPRRRIITIEDPVEYEIEGVNQVQVHHEIGLTFASTLRSVLRQDPDVIMVGEIRDRETAEIAIRASLTGHLVLSTLHTNDAPGALTRLIDMEIEPFLIASSVELVIAQRLVRRLCPYCRKEADMELAHLGSCLVALHVDPSEVQNGHLLREPVGCDHCRKLGYRGRVGLFEILPVSEEVHEMIIQKASARDIRHKAEAQGMSTLQTSGWEQCKRGITSLDEVMRYADLIVEDEAPVESSDADDNPPPAV, from the coding sequence GTGAGAGCGAACTTCGACGAGCAGATCCTCTCCCGGCTCAGCGACGAGCAGCAGGAAGCCTTTCGCGAGATCCCACGGCAGGAGCGAATCGGCTTTCTCTCGGTCGCCTGGAACCGCCCGGAGGCTGAGATACTGCAAGAGCTGGCCGAGCGCAGCGGCCTGGAGATACTGGAGGAGATCCGCCTCTCCGACGCGCCGGAGGACACGCTCCCGCTGCGCCTCATCCACGAGTACCAGTGCCTGCCTGTGCAGGGCGGGGGAGCGGCGGGCGAGTTGAACCTCGTCACCGTTTGGCCACCGGACCCGGTCATGGACGACTGGATCGTGGCCGCCTGCGGTCGCCGTCCGCACTGGGCGCTCGGGCCCGCGGGCAAGGTTAACGAAACCATCACGCAGGTCTTCGGTGTTGGGTCGGGTAGCCTCGACTCGGATGAGTTGGAGGGTTTCTCTGAATCGGTCGAGGAGGTGCAGGCCGAGGACGAAGACGCCGCGCTCATTCGCTTTGTCAACGAGGTCATCACCAAGGCCATCGCCGACCGCGCGACGGACATTCACTTCGAGCCGCAGAAGGAGTCCCTGCACATCCGCTACCGCATCGACGGCGAACTCGTCCCCGTGCGCGTCCCGGACAACCTGGTGCAGTTTCAGCGGGCCATCATCTCGCGCCTGAAGATCATGGCGCGGCTGAATATCTCCGAACGCCGCCGCCCGCAGGACGGGCGCATCAGCTTCACCGTGGGCAAGGAGGACATCGACATCCGTATCTCCTCGCTGCCGATCATGTACGGGGAGAGCGTCAGCCTCCGCCTGCTCAGTAACAAAAGCCAGCCCGTCACCATCGAGGACCTGGGCTTCCTTCCGCGCGACATTAAAAAAATCAACCAGATCCTTACGCGCCCGCATGGGATCGTGCTGGCGACGGGACCGACCGGTTCGGGTAAATCAACTTCGCTCAGCGCCTTTTTGCGGCAGATTCGCGATCCGCGTCGCCGCATCATCACCATTGAAGACCCGGTCGAATACGAGATCGAGGGGGTCAATCAGGTGCAGGTGCATCATGAGATCGGTCTGACCTTTGCCAGCACGCTGCGTAGTGTGCTGCGTCAGGATCCGGACGTGATTATGGTCGGGGAAATCCGCGACCGCGAAACGGCCGAAATCGCCATCCGCGCCTCGCTGACGGGGCACCTTGTGCTCAGCACCCTGCACACCAACGATGCGCCCGGCGCGTTGACGCGCCTGATCGACATGGAGATCGAGCCCTTCCTTATCGCCTCGTCGGTGGAGCTGGTCATCGCCCAGCGGCTTGTACGCCGCCTGTGCCCGTACTGCCGGAAAGAGGCCGATATGGAGTTGGCGCACCTGGGCTCGTGCCTGGTCGCGCTCCACGTGGACCCCTCCGAGGTCCAGAACGGTCACCTCTTGCGAGAACCGGTCGGTTGCGACCATTGCCGTAAGCTCGGCTACCGTGGGCGGGTGGGGCTGTTTGAGATTTTGCCGGTTTCGGAGGAGGTTCACGAGATGATTATCCAGAAAGCCTCCGCCCGCGACATCCGCCACAAGGCCGAGGCACAGGGGATGAGCACGCTCCAGACCAGCGGCTGGGAGCAGTGCAAGCGCGGGATCACGTCTCTGGATGAGGTGATGCGCTATGCCGACCTGATCGTGGAGGATGAAGCCCCGGTCGAGTCCTCCGATGCCGACGATAATCCCCCGCCTGCCGTCTGA
- a CDS encoding secretin N-terminal domain-containing protein — protein sequence MKRKASSEQARANTLPGAMKSRPHFFQRLTALLTLCAFGSGIAFGQQTLPPPVPRPTLPARTPSTPVPAAEREANSDEVQPTAQPAPGERDQSVGTLLLVDESAQQVLKLIESISGKPIIRAQNLQPVKISFDSRGPMTKQEALIALESLLSLNGIALTPIGDSFIKAVSYQDVARQAPEFLEGNARDYPPSEKFYTMLTKLKYLSVSGKEYGEIIEPIMSPSPIGKVVALPKANSLLLTDTLINLQRVEEVLNNADAPQNIDEEVLFFPLRNMQARDLQSRLQSLLLNQSSALSKYFLNNTTIEADERTNQLIVLTHPTNVQILNTIIESFDIDVEPQTSSEVFYIKHAQATEVQTLLDSVVKGQQEAREKEPENAVGRDGAPRQSGQPGGEAQPAAPAPTPSAATQTMVDNLAAGNLQFSQYITIVADERSNAVVVYGTKNDIRQIGELIDKIDVVLAQVMIEVIIAEVTLDRDEVSGLSSLGLTRDGTSWGGMSLSTNTPSISDTPAFDITATADFKNFSISFGPALANGKLRVLQAPVLATTHNREATITVSESRPFVTGSTTSQINPDATTTTVQYRDVGIELTVTPLIGSNGVVQMEIEQKVENFIPDSSVTIDGVPQSAIAKREATSFVSVTDQEIIVLAGLQESSISRTDQKVFLLGDIPLVGELFKPETNNDYRRELMIFIKPNVIYMQSDATRIANRTIHNLDNGASVQQYLENPDMSEIYDKEIYEPPTEPVRRVNKTYGPNR from the coding sequence ATGAAGCGCAAGGCCAGCAGTGAGCAGGCCCGCGCCAACACCTTACCCGGAGCCATGAAATCCCGCCCACATTTTTTTCAACGCCTGACGGCCCTGCTGACCCTGTGCGCCTTCGGCAGCGGCATCGCTTTTGGCCAGCAGACGCTCCCGCCGCCAGTGCCCCGCCCGACGCTGCCCGCGCGCACGCCTTCGACACCCGTTCCCGCTGCGGAGCGCGAGGCCAACTCCGATGAGGTGCAGCCGACGGCCCAACCCGCGCCCGGCGAGCGCGACCAGTCGGTCGGCACGCTTCTGCTGGTGGACGAGAGCGCCCAGCAGGTGCTCAAGTTGATCGAGTCCATCTCGGGCAAGCCGATCATCCGCGCCCAAAATCTCCAGCCGGTTAAAATCTCCTTCGACAGCCGCGGCCCGATGACGAAGCAGGAGGCGCTCATCGCGCTGGAGAGCTTGCTCAGCCTCAACGGCATCGCCCTGACGCCGATTGGCGACTCCTTCATCAAGGCCGTCAGTTATCAGGATGTGGCCCGGCAGGCTCCGGAATTCCTGGAGGGCAACGCCCGCGACTATCCGCCGAGCGAGAAGTTCTACACCATGCTGACCAAGCTCAAGTACCTGAGCGTCTCCGGCAAGGAGTACGGCGAAATCATCGAGCCGATCATGTCGCCGAGCCCGATTGGCAAGGTCGTCGCGCTGCCCAAGGCAAATTCGCTCCTGCTGACCGATACGCTGATCAATCTCCAGCGTGTCGAGGAAGTGCTCAACAACGCCGATGCCCCTCAGAACATCGACGAGGAGGTGCTGTTTTTCCCGTTGCGCAACATGCAGGCACGCGACCTCCAGTCCCGCCTGCAAAGCCTGCTACTGAACCAGAGCAGCGCCTTGAGCAAGTACTTCCTCAACAACACGACCATCGAGGCGGACGAGCGCACGAATCAGCTCATCGTACTGACGCACCCGACCAACGTGCAGATACTCAACACGATTATCGAGAGCTTTGACATCGACGTGGAGCCGCAGACCTCCAGCGAAGTCTTTTACATCAAGCACGCCCAGGCCACCGAAGTGCAGACCCTGCTCGACAGCGTGGTCAAGGGCCAGCAGGAAGCCCGCGAGAAAGAACCCGAGAACGCCGTGGGTCGCGACGGTGCTCCCAGGCAGAGCGGTCAGCCCGGCGGCGAGGCTCAACCGGCCGCACCGGCCCCTACGCCAAGCGCGGCCACTCAGACGATGGTGGATAACCTTGCTGCGGGCAACCTGCAGTTCAGCCAGTATATCACGATCGTGGCCGACGAGCGCAGTAACGCGGTTGTTGTTTACGGGACCAAGAACGACATCCGCCAGATCGGTGAGTTGATTGACAAGATCGATGTCGTGCTCGCGCAGGTCATGATCGAGGTTATCATTGCCGAGGTCACGCTGGACAGGGATGAAGTCAGCGGTCTCTCCTCGCTCGGGCTGACCCGCGACGGCACGAGCTGGGGCGGCATGTCGCTCTCCACGAACACGCCTTCGATTTCCGATACCCCGGCCTTCGACATTACGGCGACGGCGGACTTCAAGAACTTCAGTATCTCGTTTGGTCCGGCGCTGGCCAACGGAAAACTGCGGGTGCTTCAGGCTCCCGTCCTCGCCACGACGCACAACCGGGAGGCGACCATCACCGTCAGCGAATCGCGCCCCTTTGTGACCGGGAGCACGACTTCGCAGATCAACCCGGACGCCACCACTACGACCGTACAGTACCGTGATGTGGGCATCGAGTTGACGGTCACCCCCCTGATCGGCTCCAACGGCGTCGTACAGATGGAGATTGAGCAGAAGGTGGAGAACTTCATCCCTGACAGCAGCGTGACCATCGACGGTGTGCCTCAGTCCGCCATCGCCAAGCGCGAGGCCACCTCCTTTGTCAGCGTCACTGACCAGGAAATCATCGTGCTGGCCGGTTTGCAGGAGTCGAGCATCAGCCGTACGGACCAGAAGGTCTTCCTGCTCGGGGACATCCCGCTGGTGGGTGAGCTGTTCAAGCCCGAGACGAACAACGACTACCGCCGCGAGCTGATGATCTTCATCAAGCCGAATGTCATCTACATGCAGTCGGACGCGACGCGCATCGCCAACCGCACGATTCACAACCTCGACAACGGCGCGAGTGTGCAGCAGTACCTCGAAAACCCGGACATGAGCGAGATTTACGACAAGGAAATCTACGAGCCGCCGACCGAGCCCGTCCGCCGCGTGAACAAAACCTACGGCCCCAACCGCTAA